Proteins from a genomic interval of Cupriavidus pauculus:
- the mdtD gene encoding multidrug transporter subunit MdtD: MHTAPAPAASPAASRKAMLWIVFAGFFMQTLDTTIVNTALPSMAHSLGEKPLDLKPVVVAYTLTMAMLTPASGWLADKFGTRRVYFSAILIFVLGSVFCASAHTLTQLVIARVLQGVGGSMLLPVGRLAVLRNIPGEQYIAALAFVSIAGQVGPIFGPVLGGWLVQSASWHWIFLINVPVGLVGLFAVRRYLPAGESGVAPPFDWIGCGLLSLCMVTFSLALENGGHGTGSALLAAVSVASALLYIPHARRHATPLFRLALFREPNFSIGLIGNLVCRIGSGAVPFLLPLLFQLQLGYSPLHSGMMLLPVAIAGTLSKRWIVPLVNRFGYDAFLLVNTVIVGASIASFSAMSPGWPLALSIVQLAVFGAANSMQFAAMNSVTLKGLTREDAGSGNSLFSMVQMLAIGLGVTIGGGLVGLFSLKLGAAAPAYRLTFLVVGTITLLSAVVFRRLDAGLLNPKSVKRAAVQAR, translated from the coding sequence ATGCACACCGCCCCCGCCCCAGCCGCCAGCCCGGCCGCATCCCGCAAAGCCATGCTCTGGATCGTCTTCGCCGGCTTCTTCATGCAGACGCTGGACACGACGATCGTCAACACCGCGCTGCCGTCGATGGCCCACAGCCTGGGCGAAAAACCGCTCGACCTGAAACCGGTGGTGGTGGCCTATACGCTGACCATGGCGATGCTGACGCCGGCGTCGGGCTGGCTGGCCGACAAGTTCGGTACGCGGCGCGTGTACTTCAGCGCGATCCTGATCTTCGTGCTGGGATCGGTGTTCTGCGCCTCGGCCCACACGTTGACGCAGCTGGTAATCGCGCGGGTGCTGCAGGGGGTGGGCGGCTCGATGCTGCTGCCGGTGGGCCGGCTGGCCGTGCTGCGCAATATTCCGGGCGAGCAGTACATCGCGGCGCTGGCGTTCGTGTCGATTGCCGGGCAGGTGGGGCCGATCTTCGGGCCCGTGCTGGGCGGCTGGCTGGTGCAGAGCGCGTCGTGGCACTGGATCTTCCTGATCAACGTGCCGGTGGGGCTGGTGGGCCTGTTCGCCGTGCGCCGCTACCTGCCGGCGGGGGAATCCGGCGTGGCGCCGCCATTTGACTGGATCGGCTGCGGCCTGCTGTCGCTGTGCATGGTGACGTTCTCGCTGGCGCTGGAAAATGGTGGGCACGGCACGGGCAGCGCGCTGCTGGCCGCCGTCAGCGTTGCCAGCGCGCTGCTCTACATTCCCCACGCGCGCCGGCACGCCACGCCGCTGTTCCGGCTGGCGCTGTTCCGCGAGCCCAACTTCAGCATCGGGCTGATCGGCAATCTGGTGTGCCGCATCGGCTCGGGCGCCGTGCCGTTCCTGCTGCCGCTGCTGTTCCAGTTGCAGCTTGGCTATTCGCCGCTGCACTCGGGGATGATGCTGCTGCCGGTGGCCATCGCGGGCACGCTGTCCAAGCGGTGGATCGTGCCGCTGGTCAATCGCTTTGGCTACGACGCCTTCCTGCTCGTCAACACGGTGATCGTCGGCGCGTCGATCGCGTCGTTCTCGGCGATGTCGCCGGGCTGGCCGCTGGCCCTGTCGATCGTGCAGCTTGCGGTGTTCGGCGCGGCCAATTCGATGCAGTTCGCGGCCATGAACAGCGTGACGCTGAAGGGCCTGACCCGCGAGGACGCCGGCAGCGGCAACAGCCTGTTCTCGATGGTGCAGATGCTGGCCATCGGGCTTGGCGTGACCATCGGCGGCGGCCTCGTCGGCCTGTTCTCGCTCAAGCTGGGCGCCGCCGCGCCGGCCTACCGGCTGACCTTCCTGGTCGTCGGCACCATCACGCTGCTGTCCGCCGTGGTCTTCCGCCGGCTCGACGCCGGCCTGCTGAATCCGAAGTCGGTGAAACGCGCCGCCGTGCAGGCACGGTAG
- a CDS encoding LysR family transcriptional regulator: MLNPIWIQTFATVATSRSFTDAGRQLGFSQSSVSDHIRRLEQSVGRRLFVRDTHSLALTPDGEALLVHARLILETLARAEQQFSAPRLQGRVRLGTSEDLAQGPLPNVLAAFRATHPDVELEINIGMTGKLYEWLEAGELDLMIGKRREGERRGVPLFRGQLEWLARPGTVVDVGQPLPLILVNEPSVTRSVVLDTLAAAGWQWRMVCTSSSHSGCIAAARGGLGITVRAQNLTGGGLVSPINGHALPALPEVEFITLAARRLSKPADTLLQLIRQSDLRAPRAD; this comes from the coding sequence ATGCTCAATCCCATCTGGATCCAGACCTTTGCCACGGTGGCCACGTCGCGCAGTTTTACCGACGCCGGGCGCCAGCTTGGCTTCTCGCAGTCGTCGGTCAGCGACCATATCCGCCGGCTCGAACAGAGCGTGGGCCGGCGGCTGTTCGTGCGCGATACCCACAGCCTGGCCCTGACCCCCGACGGCGAGGCGCTGCTGGTGCATGCGCGGCTGATCCTGGAAACGCTGGCGCGCGCCGAGCAGCAGTTCAGCGCGCCCCGGCTGCAGGGCCGCGTGCGGCTGGGCACGTCGGAAGACCTGGCGCAGGGCCCGCTGCCCAATGTGCTGGCCGCGTTCCGTGCCACGCACCCGGACGTGGAGCTGGAAATCAACATCGGCATGACCGGCAAGCTTTACGAATGGCTGGAGGCGGGCGAACTGGACCTGATGATCGGCAAGCGCCGCGAAGGCGAGCGGCGCGGCGTGCCGCTGTTCCGGGGGCAGCTTGAATGGCTGGCGCGGCCGGGCACGGTCGTCGACGTGGGGCAGCCGCTGCCGCTGATCCTCGTCAACGAGCCGAGCGTCACAAGGTCGGTCGTGCTCGATACGCTGGCCGCCGCCGGCTGGCAGTGGCGCATGGTCTGCACCAGCAGCAGCCATTCCGGCTGCATTGCCGCGGCGCGCGGCGGACTCGGCATCACGGTACGGGCCCAGAACCTGACTGGCGGCGGGCTGGTCTCGCCGATCAACGGGCACGCGCTGCCGGCGCTGCCCGAGGTGGAATTCATCACGCTGGCCGCGCGGCGGCTGTCGAAACCGGCGGACACGCTGCTCCAGTTGATCCGCCAGAGCGACCTGCGCGCGCCGCGCGCGGACTAG
- a CDS encoding AGE family epimerase/isomerase, giving the protein MPADPNLTPRITALLTHFNTVVPPAWTGAGWNPSMQLAHEALDGATGQPRPDQRYRTMACARQLYVFATMGNLAHAATLFGSLVRHFGDGAGGWLYSIDPQGAPLDTTRDLYTHAFVVYACAHYYRASRDPAALDVLHRTVAVIESRFADGNGLYHAALAANFGSNDSGVLQNPIMHLTEAYLAALDVANEPWMAQRLKTLADAVHATFVDPADGCVAELPRGAAGNRIEPGHQFEWYSLVMTAPALFADGPLAATLPRAYDFARRHGVAAGTLGVCAALDGQGAVQDATERIWAQTEFARALVVHAAVQHDDAPLAELADWIDSFQRRFLHARGWHECLAPDGAVVRAEMPSTTPYHLLTSLQALRALLPAA; this is encoded by the coding sequence ATGCCTGCCGATCCGAATCTGACCCCGCGCATTACCGCGCTGCTCACCCACTTCAACACCGTCGTGCCGCCCGCCTGGACGGGTGCCGGCTGGAACCCTTCGATGCAGCTCGCGCACGAGGCGCTGGACGGCGCCACGGGCCAGCCCCGCCCGGACCAGCGCTATCGCACGATGGCCTGCGCGCGGCAGCTCTACGTCTTTGCCACCATGGGCAACCTTGCCCACGCCGCCACGCTGTTCGGTTCGCTGGTGCGCCATTTTGGCGATGGCGCGGGCGGCTGGCTCTACAGCATCGACCCGCAGGGGGCGCCGCTCGATACCACGCGCGACCTCTATACCCACGCCTTCGTCGTCTACGCCTGCGCGCACTACTACCGCGCCAGCCGCGACCCCGCCGCGCTGGACGTCCTGCATCGCACCGTGGCCGTGATCGAATCACGCTTTGCCGATGGCAACGGGCTCTATCACGCGGCATTGGCGGCCAATTTTGGTTCGAACGACAGCGGCGTGCTGCAGAACCCGATCATGCATCTGACCGAGGCGTACCTGGCGGCGCTGGACGTCGCCAATGAACCGTGGATGGCGCAGCGGCTCAAGACGCTGGCCGATGCGGTACATGCCACGTTCGTCGATCCGGCCGACGGCTGCGTGGCCGAGCTGCCGCGCGGCGCGGCTGGCAACCGGATCGAGCCCGGCCATCAGTTCGAGTGGTATTCGCTGGTCATGACCGCGCCGGCGCTGTTTGCCGATGGCCCGCTGGCCGCCACGCTGCCGCGCGCCTACGACTTTGCCCGGCGGCACGGCGTGGCCGCCGGCACGCTGGGCGTCTGCGCCGCGCTGGACGGGCAGGGCGCCGTGCAGGACGCCACCGAGCGCATCTGGGCGCAGACCGAGTTCGCGCGAGCGCTGGTCGTGCACGCGGCCGTGCAGCACGACGATGCGCCGCTGGCCGAGCTGGCGGACTGGATCGACAGCTTCCAGCGCCGCTTCCTCCATGCCCGGGGCTGGCACGAGTGCCTGGCGCCGGACGGCGCCGTGGTGCGCGCCGAAATGCCGTCCACCACGCCCTATCACCTGCTCACGTCCTTGCAGGCGCTGCGCGCGCTGCTGCCGGCTGCCTGA
- a CDS encoding glycosyltransferase: protein MLLFGLSLLTLLVWCVLVFARAGFWRVQKPLPSPDPAAWPPVIGVIPARNEADVIARAVTGVLTQQYPGRLQLVVVDDHSADGTADIARAAAVSIGKADALTVIAARDLPAGWSGKVWAQSEGLAEADRQMPDAGFVFLTDADIWHGPQTIRELVARAEHEQRDLTSLMVRLRCESWWERMIVPAFVFYFAKLYPFRRVADSRSKVAGAAGGCMLARRSALARIGGFAAIRGELIDDCSLAAKIKAGGSIRLDLADDSISLRPYDDWQSLWNMIARSAYTQLHYSPAMLAGATLGMVLTYLAPPVLALAGGAALWPAWLAWVLMAVSYRPMLREYRQPAWLAPLLPLTALFYLGATLDSARRYYLRRGGQWKGRSQAPVRS from the coding sequence ATGCTGCTGTTCGGATTGTCCCTGCTGACCCTGCTGGTCTGGTGTGTCCTCGTGTTCGCGCGCGCCGGCTTCTGGCGCGTGCAGAAGCCCCTGCCCTCGCCCGATCCGGCCGCGTGGCCACCGGTCATCGGCGTGATTCCGGCGCGCAACGAGGCCGACGTGATTGCCCGCGCGGTGACCGGGGTGCTGACCCAGCAATACCCGGGCCGTCTACAACTGGTGGTGGTGGACGACCATAGCGCCGACGGCACCGCCGACATCGCCCGCGCGGCGGCCGTGTCAATCGGCAAGGCCGACGCGCTGACGGTCATCGCCGCGCGCGACCTGCCGGCTGGCTGGAGCGGCAAAGTGTGGGCCCAGTCCGAAGGGCTGGCCGAAGCTGACCGGCAGATGCCGGACGCGGGTTTCGTCTTCCTGACCGATGCCGATATCTGGCACGGCCCCCAGACCATCCGCGAACTGGTGGCACGCGCCGAGCACGAGCAGCGCGACCTGACGTCGCTGATGGTGCGGCTGCGCTGCGAATCGTGGTGGGAACGCATGATCGTGCCGGCTTTTGTGTTCTATTTCGCCAAACTCTATCCGTTCCGCCGCGTGGCAGACTCCCGCAGCAAGGTGGCGGGCGCGGCTGGTGGCTGCATGCTGGCGCGGCGCTCGGCGCTGGCCCGGATCGGCGGTTTCGCGGCCATTCGCGGAGAGTTGATCGACGATTGCAGCCTGGCCGCGAAGATCAAGGCAGGTGGGTCCATCCGGCTCGACCTGGCCGACGACAGCATTTCGCTGCGTCCGTACGACGACTGGCAAAGCCTGTGGAACATGATCGCCCGCAGCGCCTACACCCAACTCCACTATTCGCCGGCGATGCTGGCGGGCGCCACGCTCGGCATGGTCCTGACCTACCTGGCGCCGCCCGTGCTGGCACTGGCAGGCGGCGCCGCGCTGTGGCCGGCATGGCTGGCGTGGGTGTTGATGGCGGTCAGCTATCGCCCCATGCTGCGCGAGTATCGCCAGCCGGCCTGGCTGGCGCCGCTGCTGCCGCTGACCGCGCTTTTTTACCTGGGCGCCACGCTGGACTCCGCGCGCCGTTACTACCTGCGGCGCGGCGGCCAGTGGAAGGGCCGCAGCCAGGCGCCGGTGCGCTCCTGA
- the hpnA gene encoding hopanoid-associated sugar epimerase → MRQALERGFQVRVLVRPTSPRANLAGLPVEVVEGDMRDPASMARAMAGVRYLFHVAADYRLWAPDPEEIVRSNVDGTVTTMNAARDAGVERIIYTSSVATLRVAGATGPVDETAAMAGHEAIGAYKRSKVLAEREVERLVAEGLPAVIVNPSTPIGPRDVRPTPTGRIIVEAATGKIPAFVDTGLNLAHVDDVANGHFLALDKGRIGERYILGGQDVLLRQMLADIAGMAGRKAPTIELPRWPLYPIARVAETIAQFTKKEPFVTVDGLKMSQYRMFFTSAKAERELGYTARPYQQALQDALDWFRGNGYLK, encoded by the coding sequence ATGCGCCAGGCGCTGGAGCGCGGTTTCCAGGTGCGGGTGCTGGTGCGACCCACCAGCCCGCGCGCCAATCTGGCCGGCCTGCCCGTGGAGGTGGTGGAGGGCGACATGCGCGACCCGGCGTCGATGGCGCGGGCCATGGCGGGCGTCCGCTACCTGTTCCATGTGGCGGCCGACTACCGGCTCTGGGCGCCCGATCCGGAGGAAATCGTCCGGTCGAACGTCGATGGCACGGTGACGACGATGAACGCGGCCCGCGACGCCGGCGTCGAGCGCATCATCTACACCAGCAGTGTGGCCACGCTGCGAGTGGCCGGGGCCACCGGCCCGGTCGACGAGACCGCCGCCATGGCCGGGCACGAGGCCATCGGCGCCTACAAGCGCAGCAAGGTGCTGGCCGAGCGCGAGGTGGAGCGGCTGGTGGCCGAGGGGCTGCCGGCGGTCATCGTGAACCCGTCCACGCCGATTGGCCCGCGCGACGTCCGGCCCACGCCCACCGGGCGGATCATCGTCGAGGCGGCCACCGGCAAGATCCCGGCTTTCGTCGATACGGGCCTGAACCTCGCCCACGTGGACGACGTGGCGAACGGTCATTTCCTGGCGCTGGACAAAGGCCGGATCGGCGAACGCTACATCCTGGGCGGCCAGGACGTGCTGCTGCGGCAGATGCTGGCCGACATCGCCGGCATGGCGGGCCGCAAGGCGCCGACCATCGAATTGCCGCGCTGGCCGCTGTATCCGATCGCCCGGGTGGCGGAAACCATCGCCCAGTTCACGAAAAAAGAGCCGTTCGTGACCGTTGACGGCCTGAAGATGTCGCAATACCGGATGTTCTTCACATCGGCCAAGGCCGAGCGGGAGCTGGGCTACACCGCCCGCCCGTACCAGCAGGCGCTGCAAGACGCGCTGGACTGGTTCCGCGGCAACGGCTACCTGAAGTAG
- the ispH gene encoding 4-hydroxy-3-methylbut-2-enyl diphosphate reductase, producing MQVILAQPRGFCAGVVRAIDIVDRALIKYGAPVYVRHEIVHNKHVVAGLRKKGARFVEELDEVPGDAVTIFSAHGVSRKVIQEAQRRELHAIDATCPLVIKVHNQGRQYAAAGRHVVLIGHAGHPEVEGTIGQIPGRVILVQNEADVARLDLPADAPVAYITQTTLSVDDTRNIIAALGRRFTDLVGPSTRDICYATQNRQSAVRDLSTRVDVILVIGATNSSNSNRLREIGTESGVPSYLIADGSELDPAWVRDANVVGITAGASAPEDMVEDVIAALRRLGPVDVSVMEGIEEHAEFRLPAELADATLAPGARRTTDISDARLASQTAAG from the coding sequence ATGCAGGTAATACTTGCCCAGCCCAGGGGCTTCTGTGCCGGCGTGGTCCGGGCGATCGACATCGTCGACCGCGCCCTGATCAAGTACGGCGCCCCCGTCTACGTCCGCCACGAGATCGTCCATAACAAGCACGTCGTGGCCGGGCTGCGGAAGAAAGGCGCGCGGTTCGTCGAGGAACTCGACGAGGTGCCGGGCGATGCCGTCACGATCTTCAGCGCCCACGGCGTGTCGCGGAAAGTGATTCAAGAGGCGCAGCGACGCGAGCTGCATGCCATCGACGCCACCTGCCCGCTCGTCATCAAGGTCCATAACCAGGGCCGCCAGTACGCGGCGGCCGGGCGCCACGTGGTGCTGATCGGCCATGCCGGGCACCCCGAGGTGGAAGGCACGATCGGCCAGATTCCGGGCAGGGTGATCCTGGTGCAGAACGAGGCCGACGTGGCCAGGCTGGACCTGCCGGCCGACGCGCCGGTTGCCTATATCACCCAGACCACGTTGTCCGTGGACGACACCCGTAATATCATTGCGGCGCTCGGCCGGCGGTTTACCGACCTGGTCGGGCCCAGTACGCGCGATATCTGCTATGCCACGCAAAACCGGCAAAGCGCCGTGCGCGACTTGTCCACACGCGTGGATGTGATTCTCGTGATCGGGGCCACCAACAGTTCGAATTCGAACCGGCTGCGCGAGATCGGCACGGAAAGCGGCGTGCCGAGCTACCTGATCGCCGACGGCAGCGAACTGGACCCGGCCTGGGTCCGCGACGCGAATGTCGTGGGCATTACCGCGGGCGCCTCGGCGCCCGAAGACATGGTGGAAGACGTCATTGCCGCCCTGCGACGCCTTGGTCCGGTCGACGTATCGGTCATGGAAGGCATCGAGGAACATGCCGAATTCCGCCTGCCGGCTGAACTAGCCGATGCAACGCTGGCCCCAGGGGCCAGAAGAACAACCGACATCAGTGACGCCCGGCTTGCCAGCCAGACGGCTGCAGGCTGA
- the hpnH gene encoding adenosyl-hopene transferase HpnH has translation MAIPFLQVARVGAYIVRKHLSGQKRYPLALMLEPLFRCNLACSGCGKIDYPDPILNQRLSVAECLEAVDECGAPVVSIAGGEPLLHKDMPEIVRGIIARKRFVYLCTNALLLEKKIDQYEPSPYFVWSIHLDGDREMHDHSVNQEGVYDRCVEAIRMAKERGFRVNINCTLFNDAKPDRVAQFFDSVKAMGVDGITVSPGYAYERAPDQQHFLHRGKTKQLFRDILARGNAGKNWAFSQSTMFLDFLAGNQTYKCTPWGNPARTVFGWQRPCYLVGEGYVKTFKELMEGTDWDAYGVGNYEKCANCMVHSGFEATAVADTFAHPIKALGVSLRGVKTDGPMAPDIPLDKQRPAEYVFSRHVEIKLAEIGNLKKAQGSRAEKVQATAQVH, from the coding sequence TTGGCCATCCCGTTTCTCCAGGTCGCCCGCGTAGGCGCCTACATCGTCCGCAAGCATCTTTCCGGCCAGAAGCGCTATCCGCTCGCCCTGATGCTCGAACCCCTGTTCCGCTGCAACCTGGCCTGCTCCGGCTGCGGCAAGATCGACTATCCGGACCCCATTCTGAACCAGCGCCTGTCGGTGGCGGAATGCCTGGAAGCCGTGGACGAATGCGGCGCGCCCGTGGTGTCCATCGCCGGCGGCGAGCCGCTGCTGCACAAGGACATGCCGGAGATCGTGCGCGGCATCATCGCCCGCAAGCGCTTTGTCTACCTGTGCACCAACGCGCTGCTGCTGGAAAAGAAGATCGACCAGTACGAGCCGAGCCCGTACTTCGTGTGGTCGATCCACCTGGACGGCGACCGCGAGATGCATGACCACTCGGTCAACCAGGAAGGCGTCTACGACCGCTGCGTCGAAGCCATCCGCATGGCCAAGGAGCGCGGCTTCCGCGTGAACATCAACTGCACGCTGTTCAACGACGCCAAGCCGGACCGCGTGGCCCAGTTCTTCGACTCGGTCAAGGCGATGGGCGTGGACGGCATCACCGTGTCGCCGGGCTACGCCTACGAGCGCGCCCCGGACCAGCAGCACTTCCTGCACCGCGGCAAGACCAAGCAGCTCTTCCGCGACATCCTGGCCCGCGGCAACGCCGGCAAGAACTGGGCGTTCAGCCAGTCGACGATGTTCCTGGACTTCCTGGCCGGCAACCAGACCTACAAGTGCACGCCGTGGGGCAACCCGGCCCGCACGGTGTTCGGCTGGCAGCGTCCGTGCTACCTGGTGGGCGAAGGCTACGTGAAGACGTTCAAGGAACTGATGGAAGGCACCGACTGGGACGCCTACGGGGTTGGCAACTACGAAAAGTGCGCCAACTGCATGGTCCACAGCGGCTTCGAGGCCACGGCCGTGGCCGACACGTTCGCCCACCCGATCAAGGCGCTGGGCGTGAGCCTGCGCGGCGTGAAGACCGACGGCCCGATGGCCCCGGACATCCCGCTGGACAAGCAGCGCCCGGCCGAATACGTGTTCTCGCGCCACGTGGAGATCAAGCTGGCCGAGATCGGCAACCTGAAGAAGGCGCAGGGCAGCCGCGCCGAGAAGGTCCAGGCGACCGCCCAGGTCCACTGA
- a CDS encoding MlaC/ttg2D family ABC transporter substrate-binding protein — MNRYGILPAAIIAPIAMVAIVSTAHAQATASASPDKLVQAAVEGVITKIKSDPETRAGDLAKITAVVRREFLPYTDFGRTTRLAVGNAWKQATPEQQKTLQEQFTSLLVRSYAVSLSQLREQSPKFSYKPAKTGSNANDSVVATRVLNNGDEMLIDYRLQKGADGWKIYDINMMGAWLIEVYRKQFADIVARDGIDGLIKYLTSHNAR; from the coding sequence ATGAACCGTTACGGAATCCTCCCCGCCGCGATCATCGCGCCCATCGCCATGGTGGCCATCGTGTCCACCGCCCATGCGCAGGCCACCGCGAGCGCGTCGCCCGACAAGCTGGTGCAGGCGGCTGTCGAAGGCGTGATCACGAAGATCAAGTCCGACCCCGAAACCCGCGCCGGCGACCTTGCAAAAATTACCGCAGTCGTGCGCCGTGAATTCCTGCCTTACACCGACTTCGGCCGCACCACGCGGCTGGCCGTCGGCAACGCCTGGAAACAGGCCACCCCCGAGCAGCAAAAAACGCTCCAGGAACAGTTCACTTCGTTGCTGGTGCGCAGCTATGCCGTGTCGCTGTCGCAACTGCGCGAGCAGAGCCCCAAGTTCTCGTACAAGCCGGCCAAGACGGGCAGCAACGCCAACGACTCGGTCGTGGCGACGCGGGTGCTGAACAACGGGGACGAAATGCTGATCGACTACCGGCTGCAGAAAGGCGCCGACGGCTGGAAGATCTACGACATCAACATGATGGGTGCGTGGCTGATCGAGGTTTATCGCAAGCAGTTTGCGGACATCGTGGCACGCGACGGGATCGACGGGCTGATCAAGTACCTGACCAGTCACAACGCGCGGTAG